One genomic region from Microcystis panniformis FACHB-1757 encodes:
- the wecB gene encoding non-hydrolyzing UDP-N-acetylglucosamine 2-epimerase has protein sequence MLKSICITLGTRPEAIKLAPVIRAFQESEQFQTHVILTGQHKEMVAQVMELFALKADENLDIMQTRQTLTDITCRSLRGLETVFERIKPDLIIVQGDTTTAFAAALAAFYQQIPIAHVEAGLRTNDIYNPYPEEANRRLISQLTTLHFAPTTLAVENLQKSGVTGNIHHTGNTVIDALLTVAKTAPECQIAGLNWSDYRVLLATVHRRENWGEPLQDIIKGFTLLLEKYADTALLLPLHRNPTVREPIQSALGNHPRVFLTEPLDYAELVGAIQRCYLLLTDSGGIQEEAPSLGKPVLVLRETTERPEAVQAGTAKLIGTNPEQILAEAGELLGDKIAYDRMANAINPFGDGQASQRILQIVQDFLA, from the coding sequence ATGTTGAAATCAATTTGTATTACTCTTGGAACTCGTCCCGAAGCGATTAAATTAGCTCCCGTTATTCGTGCTTTTCAAGAATCGGAACAGTTTCAAACCCATGTAATTCTGACGGGACAGCATAAAGAAATGGTAGCGCAGGTGATGGAATTATTTGCTTTAAAAGCAGATGAAAATCTGGATATTATGCAAACCCGTCAAACCTTAACTGATATTACTTGCCGCAGTTTACGCGGTTTAGAAACAGTTTTTGAGCGCATAAAACCAGATTTAATTATTGTGCAAGGTGATACTACTACTGCTTTTGCTGCTGCTTTAGCGGCTTTTTATCAACAAATTCCCATCGCCCATGTGGAAGCCGGATTAAGAACGAATGATATCTATAATCCCTATCCCGAAGAAGCTAATCGTCGCCTAATTTCTCAACTGACTACCCTACATTTTGCTCCCACAACTTTAGCCGTAGAAAATTTACAAAAATCTGGGGTGACAGGAAATATTCACCACACCGGCAATACGGTTATTGATGCTTTATTAACCGTAGCCAAAACCGCCCCAGAATGTCAAATTGCGGGCTTAAATTGGTCAGATTATCGGGTTTTATTAGCCACGGTTCACCGCCGGGAAAATTGGGGCGAACCCTTACAGGATATTATCAAAGGATTCACTTTGTTGTTAGAAAAATATGCCGATACAGCCCTATTATTACCCCTGCATCGCAATCCCACCGTCCGAGAACCAATTCAGTCCGCTTTGGGCAATCATCCCAGGGTATTTTTAACTGAACCTCTCGATTATGCCGAGTTAGTGGGGGCGATTCAACGCTGTTATTTATTATTAACTGATTCTGGGGGCATTCAAGAAGAAGCCCCTAGTTTAGGAAAACCAGTTTTAGTATTGCGAGAAACCACAGAAAGACCGGAAGCAGTGCAAGCGGGAACAGCGAAATTAATTGGGACTAATCCGGAGCAAATTTTAGCAGAAGCGGGAGAATTATTAGGGGATAAAATCGCCTATGATCGTATGGCTAATGCAATTAATCCTTTTGGAGATGGACAAGCATCCCAAAGAATCCTCCAAATCGTCCAAGATTTTTTGGCTTAA
- a CDS encoding type IV pilus twitching motility protein PilT, whose product MELMIEDLMQQLVEMGGSDMHIQSGAPVYFRISGKLAPINEESLTPQDCQKLIFSMLNNTQRKELEQNWELDCSYGVKGLARFRVNVYKERGAYAACLRALSSKIPNFEQLNLPRVVRELSERPRGLILVTGQTGSGKTTTLAAILDLINRTRSEHILTVEDPIEYVFTNIKSLFHQRQKGEDTKSFANALRASLREDPDIILVGEMRDLETISLAITAAETGHLVFGTLHTNSAAGTVDRIIDVFPANQQAQIRAMLSNSLLAVFSQNLVKKKNPKPGEFGRAMVQEILVVTPAIANLIREGKAPQIYSAIQTGMKLGMQTMEQGLANLVVRGVVSLEEAISKSGKPDELQRLIAGASTNAKARI is encoded by the coding sequence ATGGAATTAATGATCGAAGATTTAATGCAACAATTGGTCGAGATGGGCGGTTCTGATATGCACATTCAGTCTGGGGCGCCAGTCTATTTTCGCATTAGTGGCAAACTCGCCCCGATTAATGAAGAATCTTTAACCCCGCAAGATTGTCAGAAATTGATTTTTAGTATGCTCAATAATACTCAAAGAAAAGAGTTAGAGCAGAATTGGGAATTAGACTGTTCCTACGGGGTGAAAGGATTAGCAAGATTTAGGGTCAATGTTTATAAAGAAAGGGGGGCTTATGCAGCTTGTTTACGGGCTTTGTCCTCTAAAATTCCTAACTTTGAACAATTAAATTTACCTAGAGTAGTACGGGAGTTATCGGAAAGACCGCGGGGATTAATTCTCGTAACTGGCCAAACAGGTTCGGGTAAAACTACCACTTTAGCGGCAATTTTAGACTTAATTAATCGGACTAGGTCTGAACATATTTTAACTGTAGAAGACCCAATTGAATACGTTTTTACTAATATAAAAAGTCTGTTTCACCAACGACAAAAAGGAGAAGATACCAAGAGTTTTGCTAACGCTTTAAGAGCATCTTTACGGGAAGATCCTGATATTATCCTTGTGGGAGAAATGCGGGATTTAGAAACAATTAGTTTGGCAATCACGGCGGCAGAAACCGGTCACTTAGTCTTCGGAACCCTGCACACCAACTCAGCAGCGGGAACAGTGGATCGGATCATTGACGTTTTTCCAGCTAACCAACAGGCACAAATTCGCGCCATGTTATCCAATTCTTTACTAGCAGTTTTTAGTCAAAACCTAGTCAAGAAAAAAAATCCTAAACCGGGGGAATTTGGCCGGGCAATGGTACAGGAAATCCTGGTGGTAACTCCAGCGATCGCTAACCTAATTCGGGAAGGAAAAGCCCCCCAAATCTACTCAGCAATTCAAACGGGAATGAAGTTAGGAATGCAAACCATGGAACAGGGATTAGCTAATTTAGTTGTTAGGGGTGTTGTCTCTTTGGAAGAGGCCATTTCTAAAAGCGGTAAACCCGATGAATTACAACGTCTTATCGCCGGGGCCAGCACTAACGCTAAAGCCCGGATTTAA
- a CDS encoding MlaD family protein has translation MQSSRALREGRLGLFALGGLLVFGALAIWVRGGGFGQRTYQLIFEFADVEGLQVGAPVRFRGVRVGRITSFIPGSNQVEVIAEIASATLVMPRKVTVTTNLSGLIGEAAIDITPLVSLSAEAKNLDPLGPDCDQELILCNNSRLQGTTGTQLMSSVGRLVDTFTSPEFVGNLNDVTKNTAIAAQKIARLSDDTSQTIRNAQREISRLSLELAATSRSVTNTANNASRFINTLDSTVQENRSQISRTFQQSSQLVANLNGVLSENRGQIVNTLDNINQASLGIGSLANNLNNTALRLNAGLDEIDTKQVMQNIETILNNAVETSNNLREITKTINDPATIVVLQKTLESARVTFENTQKITSDIDDLIGDPQFRENLRRLIDGLSNLLSSGEQLEYNLRIAQTLDTMTQELAKQKVLTISRPSLNPKQMQLYPQFIVQQPPTSEK, from the coding sequence ATGCAGAGTTCGCGAGCTTTACGGGAAGGAAGACTAGGTTTGTTTGCCCTAGGCGGATTATTGGTCTTTGGGGCGCTCGCTATCTGGGTTCGCGGGGGAGGATTTGGTCAAAGAACCTATCAATTAATCTTCGAGTTTGCTGACGTGGAAGGGTTACAAGTCGGGGCGCCGGTACGTTTTCGCGGGGTGAGAGTGGGAAGAATTACGAGTTTTATCCCGGGGAGTAATCAAGTGGAAGTTATTGCCGAGATTGCTTCTGCTACTTTAGTTATGCCTAGGAAGGTAACTGTTACTACCAATCTTTCTGGATTAATTGGGGAGGCAGCCATCGATATCACTCCCTTAGTTTCTTTAAGTGCTGAGGCCAAAAATCTCGACCCTCTGGGTCCCGACTGTGATCAAGAGTTAATTCTCTGTAATAATAGTCGTTTACAGGGGACAACAGGAACACAATTAATGTCTAGTGTTGGTCGTTTAGTGGATACTTTTACCAGTCCTGAATTTGTGGGTAATCTCAATGATGTCACCAAAAATACCGCTATAGCGGCCCAAAAAATCGCCCGTTTATCCGATGATACCTCCCAAACTATCCGTAATGCCCAAAGAGAAATTTCTCGTCTATCTTTGGAATTAGCCGCCACCAGTCGCTCGGTGACTAATACGGCTAATAATGCCTCGCGTTTTATCAATACTTTAGATAGTACGGTTCAGGAAAATCGCAGTCAAATCAGCAGAACTTTTCAACAATCTTCCCAATTAGTCGCTAATCTTAATGGTGTTCTCAGCGAAAATCGGGGACAAATTGTTAATACTCTCGATAATATTAATCAAGCTAGTTTAGGTATTGGTAGTCTCGCTAATAATCTCAATAATACCGCCCTGAGGTTGAATGCTGGTTTAGATGAAATTGATACTAAACAAGTCATGCAAAATATCGAGACGATTTTGAATAATGCGGTGGAAACATCGAATAATTTACGAGAAATTACTAAAACTATTAACGATCCTGCTACAATTGTCGTGTTGCAAAAAACTCTCGAATCTGCTCGGGTGACTTTTGAAAATACTCAAAAAATCACCTCCGATATTGATGATTTAATCGGTGATCCCCAATTTCGCGAGAATTTAAGACGTTTAATTGATGGCTTAAGTAATCTGCTTTCTTCTGGGGAACAATTAGAATATAATTTGCGTATCGCTCAAACTTTAGATACCATGACTCAAGAGTTAGCTAAACAAAAAGTTTTGACTATCTCTCGACCTTCTTTAAATCCTAAGCAAATGCAACTCTATCCCCAATTTATCGTTCAACAACCCCCCACCAGTGAAAAATGA
- a CDS encoding ABC transporter ATP-binding protein — translation MKEPLIELRGVSKRFGDNVILEGLDLTIYRGEALVIIGPSGTGKSTVLRVIAGLTGINAGEIRIKGQLRQGLLEDGREAMRTSLVFQQTALFDSLTVGENVGFYLYEQTNLKKAIIRELVEKSLEMVGLQGISNLYPSELSGGMRKRVAFARAIITNPDNPADNPELLLYDEPTAGLDPIASTIIEDLVRTLHEKSGSANTYVMVSHQQSTIRRTADRVVFLYQGKVQWQGLVADIDRTDHPMIRQFFSASIEGPIRTIV, via the coding sequence ATGAAAGAACCGTTAATTGAATTGAGAGGAGTATCGAAAAGATTCGGGGATAACGTTATTCTCGAAGGTTTAGATTTAACCATTTATCGAGGGGAGGCCCTGGTAATTATCGGACCGTCGGGAACGGGAAAATCGACGGTTTTACGAGTAATTGCGGGATTAACGGGGATAAATGCGGGAGAAATTCGTATTAAAGGTCAATTGCGTCAGGGATTGCTAGAAGATGGTCGGGAAGCGATGCGAACTTCCTTAGTTTTTCAACAAACGGCCCTGTTTGATTCTCTCACCGTCGGGGAAAATGTCGGTTTTTATCTTTATGAACAAACTAATTTAAAAAAAGCCATAATTAGGGAATTAGTGGAAAAAAGCTTGGAAATGGTCGGTTTACAGGGAATTAGTAACCTTTATCCTTCGGAACTATCGGGGGGAATGCGTAAACGGGTGGCTTTTGCCCGCGCTATTATCACTAATCCCGATAATCCCGCCGATAATCCTGAATTACTGCTGTATGATGAACCTACCGCGGGATTAGACCCGATAGCTTCCACAATTATCGAGGATCTAGTGCGGACTCTCCATGAAAAATCGGGGTCTGCGAACACTTATGTAATGGTTTCTCACCAACAAAGTACCATCCGACGCACCGCCGATCGAGTAGTATTTCTCTATCAGGGAAAAGTGCAATGGCAGGGATTAGTGGCAGATATCGATCGTACCGATCATCCCATGATTCGGCAATTTTTTAGTGCCAGCATTGAAGGTCCGATTAGGACAATCGTTTAA
- a CDS encoding crossover junction endodeoxyribonuclease RuvC, translating to MTTWLGIDPGLAIVGWAILRDNSELMPILVDYGTIETSKNLSTAQRLIEIERDLKELIAEYKPGEIAVEMPFFNRQIKAAGGVLQALGIINLVSCRDGGIEPIFLHQASWKCHLGHGRATKAEVAEQIKYLFGLTKMPINDAVDAIAIAYAAFSGVRNQIS from the coding sequence ATGACTACTTGGTTGGGTATCGACCCCGGATTAGCGATTGTCGGTTGGGCTATTCTCCGGGATAATAGTGAGTTAATGCCGATTTTAGTCGATTACGGCACGATCGAAACTTCTAAAAATCTTTCTACTGCCCAGCGTTTGATCGAAATTGAACGGGATTTAAAGGAGTTAATCGCAGAATATAAACCGGGGGAAATTGCCGTGGAAATGCCCTTTTTTAACCGGCAAATCAAGGCAGCTGGTGGAGTCCTGCAAGCATTGGGAATTATCAATCTGGTTAGCTGTCGCGATGGAGGAATTGAACCGATTTTCCTCCATCAAGCTAGTTGGAAATGTCATCTCGGCCATGGTAGGGCCACTAAAGCGGAGGTGGCCGAACAAATTAAGTATTTATTCGGATTGACAAAAATGCCCATTAATGATGCTGTAGATGCTATAGCGATCGCATACGCTGCTTTCAGTGGCGTTCGCAATCAAATCTCTTGA
- a CDS encoding TIGR03960 family B12-binding radical SAM protein has protein sequence MTIALDQLLTPDIFRPARYLGNELGAKHKEWASAVVRWVLTYPEVYEVGASNLGHIILYNILNAQPRQLCDRTYLPAPDLAQKLKQTKTPLFALESRRCLTDFDILGFSLSYELGATNILEMLDLAAIPLTWRARDSGNYPLIFAGGQTATSNPEPYADFFDFIALGDGEELLPEIGLILEEGKLANLSKEELLLDLAQIPGVYVPRFYDVTPIGAVIPNRDDVPKRILRRVATPIPAYSIGLVPFVETVHDRLVVEIRRGCTRGCRFCQPGMLTRPARDVQPEAVIESIEKGMRATGYNEFSLLSLSCSDYLALPAVGMEIKNRLQNENISLSLPSQRVDRFDENIANIIGGNRQSGLTFAPEAGTQRMRDVINKGLTNEELLRGIKTAVEQGWDKVKLYFMIGLPGETDVDVIGIAETVRWLRRECRLPKRKPLDFTITISNFTPKPHTPFQWHSVSTAEFIRKQELLRQEFQGMRGVKVNYTDVRISAMEDFIGRGDRSLGKVVLRAWQLGAGMDAWWDNTEKAYQAWSQAIKESGLTWKYRQVEQGEWNIFADTDKDILERPLPWDHLDTGIDKKWLEEDLKRALDAATVPDCSFEGCSHCGVCSVDFGHNIVIEAPAIPAFAGHFQPNQERAQRIRVWFGKIGEMALVSHLDLVRLFDRVVRRAAIPISFTGGFHPGPRISIANALSLGATSSGEIVDFELTKVMDLERFKQQLSAQLPADLPVYQVEEIPLNAPAATRLLEKAEYLLTFNSEGIDCQQWQNWLEAIKQATVMEREKTTKSGKKVTINLREQLYELELKTVDNQAVLCYVGSCRNDGTLLQPDHIVEMLERVSGQELSLLNFHRQRLILGA, from the coding sequence GTGACTATTGCTTTAGACCAACTGCTCACCCCCGACATTTTTCGACCGGCGCGTTATTTGGGCAACGAGTTAGGTGCTAAACATAAAGAATGGGCAAGTGCTGTGGTTCGTTGGGTGTTAACCTATCCGGAAGTGTACGAAGTGGGGGCATCTAACCTCGGCCATATTATCCTCTACAATATCCTCAATGCTCAACCCCGCCAACTTTGCGATCGCACTTATCTACCCGCACCGGATTTAGCCCAAAAACTCAAACAGACAAAAACCCCCTTATTTGCCCTAGAATCCCGTCGTTGCCTCACCGATTTTGATATTCTGGGTTTTAGTCTCAGTTACGAGCTAGGAGCCACCAATATTTTAGAAATGCTCGACCTAGCGGCAATTCCCTTGACTTGGAGAGCAAGAGACTCGGGTAACTATCCGCTAATTTTTGCCGGGGGACAAACTGCCACCTCTAACCCCGAACCCTACGCCGACTTTTTTGATTTTATCGCCCTCGGTGACGGTGAAGAATTATTGCCAGAAATCGGTTTAATTTTAGAAGAGGGTAAACTAGCTAATCTAAGCAAAGAAGAACTATTGCTAGATTTAGCCCAAATTCCGGGGGTATATGTCCCCCGTTTCTACGATGTCACCCCAATCGGTGCAGTTATCCCCAATCGTGACGATGTACCGAAAAGAATTTTACGCCGGGTAGCTACTCCTATCCCAGCCTATTCTATCGGTTTAGTTCCCTTCGTGGAAACGGTTCACGATCGCCTGGTGGTGGAAATTCGTCGCGGTTGCACTCGGGGATGTCGTTTTTGTCAACCGGGGATGTTAACCCGTCCTGCGCGGGATGTGCAACCAGAAGCAGTCATCGAATCGATTGAAAAAGGAATGCGAGCGACGGGATATAATGAATTTTCCTTATTATCTCTCAGTTGCTCCGATTATCTAGCTTTACCTGCCGTGGGTATGGAGATTAAAAACCGTCTCCAGAATGAGAATATATCTCTATCCTTACCCAGTCAAAGAGTCGATCGCTTTGACGAAAATATTGCTAACATAATTGGGGGCAATCGTCAATCGGGTTTAACCTTTGCACCGGAAGCGGGAACCCAACGGATGCGCGATGTGATTAACAAAGGGTTAACCAACGAAGAACTACTCAGAGGGATAAAAACTGCCGTCGAACAGGGTTGGGATAAGGTCAAACTCTATTTTATGATCGGTTTGCCAGGGGAAACCGATGTGGATGTCATCGGTATTGCGGAAACGGTGCGTTGGTTGCGTCGGGAATGTCGTTTACCGAAGCGGAAACCCCTCGATTTTACCATAACTATCTCGAATTTTACCCCTAAACCCCATACCCCCTTCCAGTGGCATTCCGTCTCAACGGCCGAATTTATCCGCAAACAGGAGTTATTAAGACAGGAATTCCAAGGCATGAGAGGGGTAAAAGTCAATTATACCGATGTCCGCATCTCGGCCATGGAAGATTTTATCGGTCGCGGTGACAGAAGTTTAGGGAAAGTGGTGCTGCGCGCTTGGCAATTGGGAGCCGGGATGGATGCTTGGTGGGATAATACGGAAAAAGCCTATCAAGCATGGTCACAGGCGATCAAAGAATCCGGTTTAACTTGGAAATATCGTCAGGTAGAACAGGGAGAATGGAATATTTTTGCCGATACAGACAAAGATATTTTAGAGCGTCCTTTGCCCTGGGATCATCTGGATACCGGTATCGATAAAAAATGGCTAGAGGAGGACTTAAAACGCGCCCTAGACGCGGCAACGGTTCCCGATTGTTCTTTTGAGGGTTGTTCCCATTGTGGCGTTTGTAGCGTCGATTTTGGCCATAATATCGTTATTGAAGCGCCTGCGATTCCCGCTTTTGCCGGACATTTTCAACCCAATCAAGAACGCGCCCAAAGAATTCGGGTTTGGTTTGGCAAAATTGGCGAAATGGCCCTAGTTAGCCACTTGGATCTGGTGCGTTTATTTGATCGCGTCGTCCGTCGGGCTGCTATTCCCATTTCCTTTACCGGTGGATTTCACCCCGGTCCGCGCATTTCGATCGCAAATGCCTTATCCTTGGGAGCAACCAGTAGCGGTGAGATTGTCGATTTTGAATTGACAAAAGTGATGGATTTAGAGAGGTTTAAACAGCAATTAAGCGCACAATTGCCCGCAGATTTACCAGTTTATCAGGTGGAAGAAATTCCCTTAAATGCCCCTGCTGCCACCCGTTTGTTAGAAAAAGCCGAGTATTTGCTCACTTTTAATAGCGAGGGAATTGACTGTCAACAGTGGCAAAATTGGCTCGAGGCAATTAAGCAAGCAACGGTGATGGAACGGGAAAAAACCACCAAATCCGGCAAAAAAGTCACGATTAATCTGCGAGAACAATTATATGAATTAGAGTTAAAAACTGTTGACAATCAAGCCGTTTTGTGCTATGTGGGCAGTTGTCGCAATGATGGCACTTTACTGCAGCCCGATCATATCGTCGAGATGTTAGAAAGGGTTTCTGGCCAAGAACTTTCGCTGCTGAATTTTCATCGTCAGCGCTTGATTTTAGGGGCTTAA